Proteins found in one Magnolia sinica isolate HGM2019 chromosome 5, MsV1, whole genome shotgun sequence genomic segment:
- the LOC131245910 gene encoding uncharacterized protein LOC131245910 translates to MGIRESPPQLEVIRQGSGRLLKSIGLSSRLFSNAGRRDAMSWSFYKTRCSMVRSFDNFLKGLSSGEALSKLYVVIWLPTNDRGVCVVRRKESGAHIGQCPEKGRWCSLTMLLVYEQDGVSQPSLHSLLLCSRSLGQFPSSLQHVLGDAIIHRSSSIGMA, encoded by the exons ATGGGGATCAGAGAGAGCCCTCCTCAATTG GAAGTTATCCGACAAGGAAGTGGAAGACTTCTCAAGTCTATTGGATTGTCTTCAAGGCTCTTTTCCAACGCAGGGAGAAGGGATGCTATGAGCTGGAGCTTTTATAAGACAAGGTGCTCCATGGTCCGTTCTTTCGACAACTTTCTAAAGGGTTTGTCATCGGGAGAGGCTCTGAGCAAACTTTATGTGGTCATATGGCTCCCCACCAATGATCGCGGTGTTTGTGTGGTTAGGCGGAAAGAATCAGGTGCTCACATTGGACAATGTCCAGAAAAAGGTCGATGGTGCTCCCTGACTATGCTTCTTGTGTATGAACAAGACGGAGTCAGTCAaccatctcttcattcattgctACTTTGCTCTAGAAGTTTGGGACAGTTTCCTTCAAGTCTTCAACACGTATTGGGTGATGCCATAATCCATCGGAGCTCTTCTATTGGCATGGCATGA